A stretch of the Paramormyrops kingsleyae isolate MSU_618 chromosome 16, PKINGS_0.4, whole genome shotgun sequence genome encodes the following:
- the LOC111850994 gene encoding coiled-coil domain-containing protein 106-like: MKQPSSKEKQMKRAVAAAQQAASSTSSSLSSSSSSSSSSSSDCQRKKVKKRNKYKKKKTQKGKKKKKEKIRKERNFLKRAVNPKDVVKRYKKVLHHFRQGKNLRCSYKAVGVDRNTVVASVAIAELAIVSQTKYEELLQGCSRGQKLQTFIQKCSDVLSNDPALLSEVDHMKKNGKLLPIMKRK; encoded by the exons ATGAAACAACCGTCGAGCAAAGAGAAACAGATGAAGCGGGCAGTAGCAGCAGCACAG CAAGCGGCATCCTCTACATCATCTTCCTTGTCTTCttcatcctcctcatcctcctcctcatcttctGATTGTCAGAGAAAGAAAGTAAAAAAGCGCAACAAGTACAAGAAAAAGAAGACCCAGAaggggaagaagaagaagaaagagAAGATAAGGAAGGAAAGAAACTTTTTAAAGAGAG cTGTGAATCCAAAGGACGTTGTAAAGAGATACAAAAAGGTCTTGCATCATTTCAGGCAAGGGAAGAACTTGAGGTGTTCTTACAAGGCGGTTGGAGTGGACAGGAACACAGTGGTTGCCAGTGTTGCAATTGCAGAACTTGCCATTGTGTCTCAAACGAAGTATGAAGAACTCCTACAAGGCTGCTCCAGAGGCCAGAAGCTGCAGACCTTTATCCAGAAGTGTTCAGATGTCTTAAGCAATGATCCCGCACTTTTGTCAGAGGTAGATCATATGAAAAAGAATGGAAAGCTTCTCCCCATAATGAAGAGAAAGTAA